tggcacctcctacccatatgtataaatacaaatatacagagagggaatgttctgggcacacaataagctgtacccccatactgtactgtctaagggaaacactatggcaccccctacccatatgtataaatacaaatatacagagaagaaatgttctgggcacacaataagctgtacccccatactgtactgtctaagggaaacactatggcaccccctacccatatgtataaatacaaatatacagagaaggaatgttctgggcacacaataagctgtacccccatactgtactgtctaagggaaacactatggcacctcctacccatatgtataaatacaaatatacagagaaggaatgttctgggcacacaataagctgtacccccatactgtactgtctaagggaaacactatggcaccccctacccatatgtataaatacaaatatacagagagggaatgttctgggcacacaataagctgtacccccatactgtactgtctaagggaaacactatggcaccccctacccatatgtataaatacaaatatacagagagggaatgttctgggcacacaataagctgtacccccatactgtactgtctaagggaaacactatggcacctcctacccatatgtataaatacaaatatacagagagggaatgttctgggcacacaataagctgtacccccatactgtactgtctaagggaaacactatggcacctcctacccatatgtataaatacaaatatacagagagggaatgctctgggcctcAGTGTATCAGTGTTTATGTAACAGTAGGAGTTGGAGTCGTTACAAGGATTAATTAGCAGAGATTGAGATAAGATAACGAAGCGGAGGAaagaacattctttctctgtatatttttcaTTACATCAGTGGATTTATATAAATTCGGTTGATTTTAGGTAAAAACACCAAGTCTCGCTGGCGGATCCGGTTTCCATATTCCCTTTATTGGACTGTACAGCAGGAATTTGCTTCTAACGTTTGGTGTTTAAATTATTACGAATAAGTCCCGTTACTAAGGAAACGCCATATTAAATAAGAGCGGGTATAGGAACGTGCGTATTTGATACTAAGGGGGCCGGGAATCCCCCCGGTTCTACATTCATTCGCAGTAGAAAAGACGAGATAAAATAGAGCGGTCGCCGCGGAACGACAAATCGGCCTCTTTGGTTCCAAAACGCTTTAGAATTACAGTAAAAAGTTCCGTCTCTATAAAAATAgccatttttctcttttttttctcccgtacaaataaaaaatggcagTTTGTGTTTGAATAATGCGCAGATTCAGTGCAAAACGTCCCATTCCTTCGCTTCCGAGAAAAACACACAATTCAGCCGACAAAATCCATTTTCAAGtataaaaaatatagatatttatatattagcaaaaaaaaacaaaaacccaataAGTTTGCCGTGAAGTCTTTCCTGTCCAGTGTATGTGAAATGCATAGCTCAGGCACTCGGCCCCCCGGGGGGGCAGATAGGGGCCCCGGCACCGCCAGGCTGGGGCATTGCAAGGGCACAATAAGGCTTAAGTGCCAGGGGGCCAAAGCAGTAAGGGGGGGGGTTTGATCATCCGGCTCCACCATAAACAGAATGAAATGATATGAGTGCCGCGTCCCGGCACGGTGTGGCAAGGGGCCATTAGATTGTTATAGAGTTGCCCCCCAGGGCCACAGGTACATCCCACCTGCCCAAACCGGGGGCAGGACGAGCCGCCGACGGCCGGATACTGAGTCAGGGTAAGTGCACCGTCAAGTGCCGTCCATTCAAGGCAGTGAGAAGTGCAAATTGGTTTGAAACGCGTCGTCGGCAGCTGCAAGTGCTTCTAAGGTGGCCGCCGGCCTGAAGGGCCCGTATAGTCGGGCAGACGGTTCAGTCTCTGTCCATTTATTAACCCGCTGGGCGGCCAATAACAAGGTGAGTCAGCCAATCAAAGGAGCCTCTCGTGGTGCCGTAAGTGGCAGCTCCGAGGGTTCTGAGATAAAGACGGGGGGTTTCTCAATACAGTTCTGTTGTGTGGGGGGCAGCGGAAGCGCGGGGCCCTATTGCACACAGGAGCTGGGATTGTGCCGGAGTCGTTTGGGCACTGAAGGTTCAGCCAAGTGCTTGCCCCCCATCATCATGAAACAGGAGCCGGGGGCCCCCCTGTAGTTCCACTACAAGTCACTATACATCCCTCTCTACAAAGTGCTATGGGCGAGTTACACGGAGAGTCGCCGGGTCGGAAGGGGTAGGTTTTGGTTGGTCACTTGAGAAGGAAGGAATGTGCCCTTGGAGTTGCCCTACTCCCTCTTAAGGCGGGTCGAGCGCCCCTTTTGTTTCTATCCGTTATTTGCCAGGACTCGCTTGGCGCCGAGTGAACGCGTCGGCCGGCCGCCGCCATGAGATATTGTGATGTTGGTGGAGTCGGCCAGGGGGCTCCACCGCTCTCAGGCGTCGGACGTCGACCTCCGCGGAACCCACGGGCGGCAGGGATCACAAGGAACTTGATACCGTCCTCAACTTTCCCATCATGCACAGCCGCACTCCTCCACGATCATGTTGGGCACGTCCCGCTTGACGATGTTGTACTCGTCATCGAAGTAAAGCATGGACATGGTGCTGAGCTTGGTGGGGATGCAGCAGGAGTTGACCGTGCCGGGGTTCAGCCCCCTCATCCGGTACTGGTTCACCACGGCCGTGTGAAAGGACGAGGCGGAGCCGGGGACTCCGGCCAAGTAGGCCGGGCAACTGCCCTCGCAGTAATTGCCGTAATAACCGGCAGGGGCTATTATCCAGTCGTTCCAGCCAATCAGGCGAAAGTCAATGTAGAACTGTTGCCGGCAGCAGAGGTTGGTGCGCCCGTCGCACTCCAGGCCCCGTTTCCGGATGCGGTGCTTGTTGTCGGCCAGCCGGGCGTGCACCACCAGGAAGGGCCGGTGCGACTCCTCTCCGGGGTCCACATAGACGGGGATGACGGAATATTCCCCGCAGCCGTCGCACTGGACCTCCAGGTTGAGCCTCCGCTCGCCCTCCTCAAACAGCGATTGGACGGCCTCGGTCAGGGGGAAGGTGTGCCAGCCGCTGCGCCGAATGTCCACCTTCTTCTCCACCACGTTGGTTTTGCCCGGGTTGAACGCGTCCTGGAAATGGACCTTGATGCGGATCTTGCGCCGGCTCTTGTCCATCACCTCCGGGAGCTTCAGGTAAAGCCACAGGTTGGACTGGAACACCAATAGGTTCTGGTTCCCCTCGTTGGCGATGGCGAAGGAGAGTCGGACCCGGGAGGCCGTAACGTCGTCTGCAAAAGAGAAAACACCCTTTGTAATTTCACAGGAGAAATGAAAGCAATTAGAGCTAACGAAGCCGCAAACCATTAACGAATGCGGGGTGTGAACTCGCTTTCTGTCTCCCCTGGCTTCACCCAacagcagcgccccccccccatgtctctaACCCCCCCAGTGCAACAGAACCCCCCCATGTCTCTAACCCCCCCAGTGCAACAGAACCCCCCCCATGTCCTCTAACCCCCAGTGCAACAGACCCCCCCCATGTCTCTAACCCCCCCAGTGCAACAGAACCCCCCCATGTCTCTAACCCCCCCAGTGCACAGAACCCCCATGTCTCTAACCCCCCAGTGCAACAGAACCCCCCCATGTCTTCTAACCCCCCAGTGCAACAGAACCCCCCCATGTCCTCTAACCCCCCCAGTGCAACAGAACCCCCCCATGTCTCTAACCCCCCCCAGTGCAACAGAACCCCCCCATGTCTCTAACCCCCCCAGTGCAACAGAACCCCCCATGTCTCTAAACCCCCCAGTGCAACAGAACCCCCCATGTCTCTAACCCCCCAGTGCAACAGAACCCCCCATGTCTCTAACCCCCCCCAGTGCAACAGAACCCCCCCATGTCTCTAACCCCCCATGCAACAAGAACCCGCCCATGTCTCTAACCCCCCCAGTGCAACAGAACCCCCCAATGTCTCTAACCCCCCCCAGTGCAACAGAACCCCCCCATGTCTCTAACCCCCCCCAGTGCAACAGAACCCCCCATGTCTCTAAACCCCCCAGTGCAACAGAACCCCCCCATGTCTCTTATTCCTTCCCAGTGCAACAGAACCCCCCCATGTCTCTAAACCCCCCCAGTGCAACAGAACCCCCCCATGTCTCAATATTCCTTCCCAGTGCAACAGAACCCCCCCATGTCTCTAAACCCCCCCAGTGCAACAGAACCCCCCCATGTCTCTAACCCCCCCAGTgcaacagaacccccccccccaggctccaGCACTGACAGACTGATTGCAAGCTTCATGGCGACTGACAGACAATATAAACAGCCCCCGGATCCCACGTCTCCCACCGATCTGACGCCTCCTGTTTATACTCAGAGCTTCTTACAGCGAGAGGGTCCGAGTCTCGTCACCAGAGCCCCCCATTGTGCGGCTTTGTGTCGTCTCTATGGAACTCATTACtgtttagccccccccccccgtgtcatATTGAGTCTAAAggggacaataataataataagcagcacCCAAGGCTGccgggaactctgagtatcactcatgtattataagggataatgtaccccctactgtaaatgataaggatattagcagtcactgaggggtttctgtgccccccatataaaggcacaaggctgcaggctgagttatacagggaactctgagtatcactcatgtattataagggataatgtaccccctactgtaaatgataaggatattagcagtcactgaggggttctgtgcccccatataaaggcacaaggctgcaggctgagttatacagggaactctgagtatcactcatgtattataagggataatgtaccccctactgtaaatgataaggatattagcagtccactgaggggttctgtgccccccatataaaggcacaaggctgcaggctgagttatacagggaactctgagtatcactcatgtattataagggataatgtaccccctactgtaaatgataaggatattagcagtcactgaggggttctgtgccccccatataaaggcacaaggctgcaggctgagttatacagggaactctgagtatcactcatgtattataagggataatgtaccccctactgtaaatgataaggatattagcagtcactgaggggttctgtgccccccatataaaggcacaaggctgcaggctgagtt
The genomic region above belongs to Xenopus tropicalis strain Nigerian chromosome 9, UCB_Xtro_10.0, whole genome shotgun sequence and contains:
- the inhbb gene encoding inhibin beta B chain, yielding MALLLLLVAGLLRPGAPSPTPEPGCPSCHPPMEPEMLEAVKRHILSLLQMQDRPNITHTVPRAAMVSALRKLHAGRVRDDGNLEIPDMDGHSLPPPGNSAESSAEIISFAETDDVTASRVRLSFAIANEGNQNLLVFQSNLWLYLKLPEVMDKSRRKIRIKVHFQDAFNPGKTNVVEKKVDIRRSGWHTFPLTEAVQSLFEEGERRLNLEVQCDGCGEYSVIPVYVDPGEESHRPFLVVHARLADNKHRIRKRGLECDGRTNLCCRQQFYIDFRLIGWNDWIIAPAGYYGNYCEGSCPAYLAGVPGSASSFHTAVVNQYRMRGLNPGTVNSCCIPTKLSTMSMLYFDDEYNIVKRDVPNMIVEECGCA